TGGACACACTAACAATGATCCCTTGCGACGCTTAAGCTTTGGCTGATCCGCATACAAATATGGAAGGCCGACAGCATGCACATTCGAAAAGCCCTCAGAGCGTAAGATCGCTTCATGTTTTTGAGTGCTAACCAAATGTAGACTTTTCCGTTTCTTGAGCTGGTAGCCCCCGATGTGCTCGGCAGTAGAAACCGCGCCATGCTTCCAACCATGCTCCCAGCGAGCACCAGAGGCAGATTGCTCCACAGAGCCAAGCTGGCGTGCGACTTCGCTAGATGCGCCATAGTAATTCGCCTCTCCCTTCAATTTCTCAATAACATCAACGGGAGGCAAATGACTCACAACTTCGCTCAAAGATTCACTCAATAAAATATTAGCTGAGAAGGTCCTCCTGTAGTTATTTTTTTTCATCTATGTATACTCATTTAAAACTACACAAAAACATCCCAAGTTACCGGCGTGGCATACTGAACATCTACTTTCAACTGCTTACCGACAATCGTATCCAGATGCTTCGGCGCTAAGCCATAACCAGGACGGATGCAACGGACATGTTGAGGACCAATTATTTCACCGGCTTTAACACTCTCAACAAAGTACAAGGAGCGACGAAATTTGACGTTCCCAGACTCACTAGACTTTCGACCGTAGTCAACTTGTCCAAGCGCCTCCCAAGCGGTCTTAGAGTCTCTAACTAAAGCTCGCAACTCATCCGCCTCAAGTGAGAAACTATCATCAGGTCCTCCACGCGAACGATCCAAGGTAAAATGCTTCTCAATGATAGATGCACCTAAAGCTACAGAAGCAATCGCAGTGCTGTTGTCTAAGGTATGATCCGACAGACCGGTCACACAGCCGAAACGCTCAGCTAGATCTGTAATCGTCCTGAGATTGTAATCCTTTGCAGGCGCAGGATATCCACTCACACAATGCAATATAGCCAATTCACGGCAACCACCATCACGCGCGGCCTCAACGGCCTCTTCAATCTCTTCCAAATCTGCCATACCAGTCGAAATAATCAACGGCTTGCCAGTGGAAGCAGCATAACGGATAAGCTGATGATCGACTGCCTCAAAGGACGCAATTTTATATGCTGGCGCATTTAAATCTTCGAGCAAGTCGATCGCCGTAGAATCAAAAGGAGAGCTAAATATCGTAATCCCACACTGCTTCGCGTATTCAAACAGGGACGCATGCCATTCCCAAGGCGTATGGGCTTGCTCATAAAGATCATAGAGACTGCGTCCTGCCCATAACCCATCATTTATTACAAAATCAGGTTTGTCTGAATCAATGGTCAGCGTATCCGCACGATACGTCTGAATTTTAATCGCATCCGCCCCGCACTGCGCCGCAGCATTAATAATCAGTTTCGCGGCATCAATATTACCATTATGATTTGCCGACATCTCAGCGATCACATAGGGCCGTGAGCTTGAACCGATTTCTCGATTTCCAATTTTAATAAAAGTGTTCATTTTCGCTCTAATCGTATGATATATTCGCTTCCACGAAGGGAAAAATAAGCAGGAAATCGATCCGGGTCACATACGCGTATCAAATCAAACTGATCGGCAATGCTTTTCTGGGGATCTAACTCACTATCTGCAGGCGTACGCTTAGGATAATAAGTGGGAGGAATGCTCCTATTCTGTTGCGTTGGCTTAATAGAATGAAAATTTTCTACAGCATAATCCATCAAAGAACATTCAGCTTCAAAAATAATGTCATTAATTTCGGTCCACAATGCATCAACAGGAATCGCGACCCATATTTTATTCCAAATATCACCACTATCGATATGATCTTCCGCCTCCAATAGCGTCACACATACATTTTCACTTCCCTCAACGATTTGCCACACATGCGGGCTCCAGCCACGCCCAAGTGGTAAATCACTGGCGTGTATCACTAAGACTTTTTTAAATCGATCCCGCACCTCACGATCAATGATTTCGCTGCAGGAAATAAGAAAAAGAAGATCACCAGAATCGAGTTCGTCTCGTCTCCTCATCAATGCAACTTCATGCATCGCGTGACTGGATATCCACTGGTTAAGATAAGCATTCACAGGGTGCGTCGCATCCGAGCATAGTATAGAGATTTTCATATATTAATTTATTTAACTTCAAAGCCATCAGAAAGCATCTGACATACTCGCTCAACCCCGATACCATCAACCAAGTTACAAGCAACATTACGATCCGTGATCGAACTCGGGGCCTCCAGCCATGACTTTAGCTTTGAAGATGAAGAATTGACATGAATCTCATGAAACCACCCCAGCGACAGTGCCGCCTTACGCTGTTCTGTTAGCGCACGAACGATGGGCAACTGGTTATCAGCAATTGTCACAATCGCCCCAGGAAGTCCGCAATAGAGCCATTCCCAACAGGTACTACCACCGGCAGAAATAATCCCATCCGCCCAAGCGTATTGCTCTGGCATGTTAGTTATATTCTGCACAACTTCCATGTGATGGTGACTTTTAATTGAGCGTAAGCGCTCTACATGCGGATTATCTGCTCCCACTAAAACACGTATCAGCAAGGAGCGAAAAGCAAATTGATTTAACAAATGCAAAACCGTTTCAGTTGCATTATCAGAATCGGATCCACCTAAGGTTACGAGCAAACATTCAATTTTCCCCCAGCTCCGAGGCTGAGCTTTTTCCTTCAAAAACTCTTCGCGCAACAAACAGAAACGCCCCCCTGCCAATACCTGTGTGTCCTCCAAATCACTTACATATTCAAAATTGAGATCAGCATCTAAATTTTGATTTAATATCACATCACAAAACCATCGATTAGAGTATCCATAATCATCGACACAAAGCAGTGATAGCCCAGCTTGCTTGACATACTTCTGATAGTCATAGTCAAAATGATAACCATCCACGACTAACCATTCTGCTCCGACCTCTCTTGCGAGTTCTGTAGTCAATTGAGCATCATTCAAATGCCCAGGCTGCTTAGTATTGATAAAATAATGTTCAATATTATGACTGCGCACACGTTCTACCAGCTTTTCAGGGCAATTTACAGAAGCCAAAACCACGCGACCACCACAACGCAAGTATCCCTGCGCCAACGCAATCATACGCATGACATGCCCTGTGCCAGTCGCGCCGCCCGCATCGGCACGAATCAGTAAAGTTGCCTTCATAAAGATGGATATAAAATAGAATAAATCACACGATTGTAGGTTAAACCTCTATCTCAAAGCAGCAATGCTCAGGCATTGAGTATCTTGCCAGACTTCAACCTCTTTTCTCCATTAAAAACCATGTGATATCATCCTGCGGAAAAACGGGATCACGACGATAACTAAAACCATAATCTATTAATTCGAGATCTGGATATATTTCCATCATTTCACCCGCAAAATCACGTTTAAACAAACGATCACTATGCCCACGATAGTTTATTGTCACGGGTGCAGGGTTATAATATTCGCAAACCAGCACATAACGACTCGAAGTCTGATAGAGTGCCTGATAAACATCCTTTAGCTTATCCGGATTAATGTGTATGAGCACACCTTTGATTAGCGATAGCTCAACTTGTTCCTGTGATTGCCATTCAAAAATCGATTGACAAAATACATTTTCCTCGCCGAGGAAATCAGCTAATTGAGCAGCAGCAGTCTCATTAATCTCAATACCTTGCAGCCTTAGTTCTGGACGCAAGAGTTTAAGCGCCTTCAGATTCATTCCGACATTAGCACCGAATTCGATACAGCTACTAAACTCACCTGCACTGCGTAATGCGTGAGTAAAAAAGTTTAAATTGGAGGCGAGAAGAGCACTTCCTTTATTACGAGTAATGTATTCGGTACCGAATTCTCCAGCCCAAAATTGTTCCTGTTCAGTTTCAAACTTTTTGTGAGTCATAGTATATATTACATGTTTAAGTAGTGAAGTTTTTCTGCACAATCCCAGTCCTCGAAAGTATCGACATCCTGCACCTGCGAGCGAGGCAAGATTATGGGAGCTGATTTTGAAGTAAGTACATTGTCGCAATTAACAAAAGCATCCCGTCGCCCCCAATAAAACTGCCCTGCGTCGTGATAAGCCTCACGAAGATCCTGTGACCGAGTATTTGCATGCTCTGGCTGGAACATGTTTACAATACCATTCTCAGGTTCTATGTAAATCGCACGCTGAATCGGAAAAGCGTAACTAGTCACGGAAAAAACAAATTCCAGGTCAGCATTCGCCTGCAGACAATCATAGCCTTGGACTAAGTTAGAAGCCTGCAGAAAGGGAGCGGTCGCATAAATGCAGCAAACGGATTCAAGTTTTAGCTGCTGTTGCGCCTCAAGAACCTGAATCGCATGTCGAATAACTGGTATCGTTGGGGTATGATCATCCGAAAGCTCAGCGGGACGCTCAAAGGGAGTGCTCGCTCCATATTGATTGGCGACCTGAGCGATTTCTGCA
The nucleotide sequence above comes from Coraliomargarita algicola. Encoded proteins:
- the pseI gene encoding pseudaminic acid synthase, producing MNTFIKIGNREIGSSSRPYVIAEMSANHNGNIDAAKLIINAAAQCGADAIKIQTYRADTLTIDSDKPDFVINDGLWAGRSLYDLYEQAHTPWEWHASLFEYAKQCGITIFSSPFDSTAIDLLEDLNAPAYKIASFEAVDHQLIRYAASTGKPLIISTGMADLEEIEEAVEAARDGGCRELAILHCVSGYPAPAKDYNLRTITDLAERFGCVTGLSDHTLDNSTAIASVALGASIIEKHFTLDRSRGGPDDSFSLEADELRALVRDSKTAWEALGQVDYGRKSSESGNVKFRRSLYFVESVKAGEIIGPQHVRCIRPGYGLAPKHLDTIVGKQLKVDVQYATPVTWDVFV
- a CDS encoding formyltransferase family protein, giving the protein MKISILCSDATHPVNAYLNQWISSHAMHEVALMRRRDELDSGDLLFLISCSEIIDREVRDRFKKVLVIHASDLPLGRGWSPHVWQIVEGSENVCVTLLEAEDHIDSGDIWNKIWVAIPVDALWTEINDIIFEAECSLMDYAVENFHSIKPTQQNRSIPPTYYPKRTPADSELDPQKSIADQFDLIRVCDPDRFPAYFSLRGSEYIIRLERK
- the pseG gene encoding UDP-2,4-diacetamido-2,4,6-trideoxy-beta-L-altropyranose hydrolase; this encodes MKATLLIRADAGGATGTGHVMRMIALAQGYLRCGGRVVLASVNCPEKLVERVRSHNIEHYFINTKQPGHLNDAQLTTELAREVGAEWLVVDGYHFDYDYQKYVKQAGLSLLCVDDYGYSNRWFCDVILNQNLDADLNFEYVSDLEDTQVLAGGRFCLLREEFLKEKAQPRSWGKIECLLVTLGGSDSDNATETVLHLLNQFAFRSLLIRVLVGADNPHVERLRSIKSHHHMEVVQNITNMPEQYAWADGIISAGGSTCWEWLYCGLPGAIVTIADNQLPIVRALTEQRKAALSLGWFHEIHVNSSSSKLKSWLEAPSSITDRNVACNLVDGIGVERVCQMLSDGFEVK
- a CDS encoding pseudaminic acid biosynthesis-associated methylase; protein product: MTHKKFETEQEQFWAGEFGTEYITRNKGSALLASNLNFFTHALRSAGEFSSCIEFGANVGMNLKALKLLRPELRLQGIEINETAAAQLADFLGEENVFCQSIFEWQSQEQVELSLIKGVLIHINPDKLKDVYQALYQTSSRYVLVCEYYNPAPVTINYRGHSDRLFKRDFAGEMMEIYPDLELIDYGFSYRRDPVFPQDDITWFLMEKRG
- the pseF gene encoding pseudaminic acid cytidylyltransferase, producing the protein MSRLRTVAVIPARGGSKRIPRKNIKEFCGKPMIAYSIEAAIDSGRFDQVIVSTDDAEIAQVANQYGASTPFERPAELSDDHTPTIPVIRHAIQVLEAQQQLKLESVCCIYATAPFLQASNLVQGYDCLQANADLEFVFSVTSYAFPIQRAIYIEPENGIVNMFQPEHANTRSQDLREAYHDAGQFYWGRRDAFVNCDNVLTSKSAPIILPRSQVQDVDTFEDWDCAEKLHYLNM